The following coding sequences lie in one Pontibacter sp. G13 genomic window:
- a CDS encoding PKD domain-containing protein produces the protein MIRSILFSLLLGSLLAGGWWLLQADQTYMASPVEPGNSHLRFIENQGQWEAHIQYLARLNQGAVFFEDNRITFHLTEDPLLDRHNHDHSQGFGHVHTHELPEPDSSIMQMHHAFQISFPGSNPQPQITTDLKDDTYFNYFVGNNPAKWASKVPLYEVIQYQELYPGIDMRWFGAGNEMKYEFWLDQGVSPAVIEVQYSGLNDLRLEQGQLILETALGELKELAPLAWQISARGNIPVACEFRLKRGKIHFHFPDGIDPNLPLVIDPTMVFSTYTGSTSDNWGFTATYDPAGNAYAGGIQYGSGTGYPLSLGAFQTVYVGGTSEVTISKFNANGTQLLYSTYLGGDPGFPTGQLDDIPHSLIVDENGQLVVFGRTLCPDFPTTPGVISESHQGGYDIFVSIFSSDGTSLIASTFIGGSGDDGQNGNLSVTGGDVTQYNYGDDSRGEVILSPNGEIIVGSVTQSSDFPIGTGGYQTTYSGIQDGLVMGLSPDLTAITFATFLGGIATDAIYSLKLDEDGNIYTAGGTNSANFPASGGYQSSFQGGLTDGFIAKFDPFGSSLMASTYLGTSSYDQAYLLDLDNAGNVYVMGQTLGAFPVVSPAVGPIQSTPGGRQFITKLDGDLTSIIYSTRYGSSVPTPDINISPTALLVDNCENVYAMGWGGTVNQNYGNGNTNNMPVTSDALQSTTDGSDFHMIVFDRDIQNLVYASYFGGSVTGPIGGDHVDGGTSRFDKEGIVYHAVCAGCGGNSSFPTLPGNVVSTTNNSGNCNLAIFKMNFELNNVIAQFTPRDTSEDPINLFSSGCAPLEVNFDNQSYEGFNPGAVTYFWEFDDQGASSNLENPVHTYQDSGLYRVMLVITDSASCNISDTTYRLIMVFPPPVVEIDPFDPPCLGDTLRLRSNDIGSDYLWEGPNILANETTRTVSVLGVPGDEYVLTFTDSRGCSNKDSIITDALQPPTSNPGGPYEMCLGDTIQLSGSGGVEYQWNSGSQILFAETDTPTVSPQADAWFSLTVIDSAGCRDRDSVMVSVNPLPEVDAGEDKTICVGESTQLGASGAVNYVWSPALEVDNPFIPNPTADPPTDAEFIVLGTDANGCQNQDTMQVSVIEPPLASVEGANSGCQGARILLTASGGETYQWGHGPTDAEIYVIVDSVPKVYTVVATLGECVGIPATIVVNPDSGFPNADFMFTPEVGWMPQEVQFINQSTGAATYFWDFQFAVNDNDRFSDEENPAVVFPFAGEYEITLVATSIYGCSDTITKDLLIENITLTVPSAFTPNEDEYNPYFYPGHYGLERLDITIYDRWGEKIYESLGPLDARWDGTYLGSPVQEGVYVYVVVGTGFTGQQIERIGTVTLIR, from the coding sequence ATGATTCGCTCTATTTTATTTTCCCTCCTCCTGGGTAGCCTGCTGGCCGGAGGGTGGTGGCTCCTTCAAGCCGACCAAACGTACATGGCAAGTCCTGTGGAACCGGGCAATAGTCACTTGAGGTTTATCGAGAATCAAGGGCAATGGGAGGCCCATATCCAATATCTCGCCCGATTGAATCAAGGAGCGGTATTCTTTGAGGATAATCGGATCACCTTTCATTTGACCGAAGATCCCCTACTCGATAGGCACAATCACGACCACTCACAAGGATTTGGGCATGTACATACCCATGAATTGCCAGAGCCTGATAGCTCGATCATGCAAATGCATCATGCTTTCCAGATCTCCTTTCCCGGTTCCAATCCTCAACCCCAAATCACCACAGACCTCAAGGACGATACCTATTTCAATTATTTCGTTGGAAATAACCCTGCCAAATGGGCATCCAAAGTACCGCTCTACGAGGTCATTCAATACCAGGAACTCTATCCGGGAATCGATATGCGCTGGTTTGGAGCGGGTAATGAAATGAAGTACGAGTTCTGGCTGGACCAAGGGGTTTCTCCTGCTGTGATTGAGGTCCAATATTCCGGGCTGAATGACCTGAGACTAGAGCAAGGCCAATTGATTCTGGAGACGGCTTTGGGCGAACTCAAGGAATTGGCTCCCCTAGCCTGGCAGATCTCCGCACGTGGGAATATTCCGGTAGCCTGCGAATTCCGGTTGAAACGAGGCAAAATCCATTTCCACTTTCCTGACGGAATTGATCCAAACTTGCCATTGGTCATCGACCCAACCATGGTTTTTTCCACCTATACAGGCTCAACCTCAGACAATTGGGGATTTACAGCCACCTATGATCCTGCCGGAAATGCCTATGCCGGCGGCATTCAATATGGTTCGGGGACCGGCTATCCACTTTCCCTTGGAGCTTTCCAGACTGTTTATGTTGGAGGCACAAGTGAAGTCACCATCTCCAAATTTAACGCCAACGGTACCCAGCTCCTCTACTCTACCTATCTGGGAGGAGATCCGGGGTTTCCCACTGGCCAATTGGACGATATCCCCCATAGTCTCATTGTAGATGAAAACGGCCAATTGGTGGTGTTTGGAAGGACCTTGTGCCCTGATTTCCCCACCACCCCCGGTGTGATCAGCGAGTCGCATCAAGGAGGCTATGACATATTTGTTTCGATCTTCAGTTCGGATGGTACCAGCCTGATCGCCTCCACTTTCATTGGTGGATCAGGAGATGATGGACAAAACGGTAATCTGAGCGTGACCGGAGGCGACGTCACCCAATACAACTATGGGGACGATTCGCGTGGCGAGGTGATCTTGAGTCCCAATGGGGAGATCATCGTCGGATCTGTAACCCAATCTTCGGATTTCCCAATCGGTACAGGCGGATACCAGACGACATACTCAGGCATTCAAGATGGCTTGGTAATGGGGCTTTCTCCTGACCTGACAGCCATCACCTTTGCGACCTTCTTGGGGGGAATCGCCACAGATGCCATCTACTCGCTGAAACTAGATGAGGATGGCAATATCTATACAGCGGGAGGAACAAACAGCGCCAACTTTCCTGCATCAGGCGGATATCAAAGCAGTTTTCAAGGAGGCTTGACCGATGGATTTATTGCCAAATTTGATCCATTTGGAAGCAGTTTGATGGCAAGTACCTATCTAGGAACCTCCTCATACGACCAGGCCTATCTACTGGACTTGGACAACGCCGGCAATGTATATGTCATGGGCCAAACTTTGGGCGCTTTTCCAGTAGTGAGTCCGGCTGTAGGTCCCATACAATCCACTCCCGGCGGCAGGCAGTTCATCACCAAACTCGATGGGGACCTGACCTCCATCATCTACTCCACCCGGTACGGATCTTCTGTCCCCACTCCAGACATCAACATTTCCCCTACAGCGCTACTGGTCGATAACTGTGAAAATGTATATGCCATGGGTTGGGGCGGCACCGTCAACCAGAACTACGGCAATGGCAATACCAACAATATGCCGGTCACATCCGATGCGCTCCAATCCACCACCGATGGAAGCGATTTTCACATGATCGTATTTGACCGAGATATCCAGAATCTAGTCTACGCCAGCTATTTTGGGGGATCGGTGACGGGGCCCATTGGTGGTGACCACGTTGACGGAGGGACGAGTCGATTTGACAAGGAAGGGATCGTCTATCATGCGGTATGCGCAGGCTGCGGGGGAAATTCATCCTTTCCTACACTTCCAGGGAATGTGGTCAGCACCACAAACAATTCCGGCAACTGCAACTTGGCGATCTTCAAGATGAATTTCGAGCTGAACAATGTCATCGCACAATTCACCCCAAGAGATACCTCTGAAGATCCCATTAACCTCTTCTCTTCAGGTTGTGCGCCACTCGAAGTAAATTTCGACAACCAGAGCTACGAAGGCTTCAACCCGGGTGCAGTCACGTACTTTTGGGAATTTGACGATCAAGGCGCTTCATCCAATCTCGAGAATCCTGTTCATACCTACCAAGACTCCGGTCTGTATCGCGTCATGCTTGTGATCACAGATTCAGCCAGCTGCAACATTTCAGACACCACCTATAGATTGATCATGGTATTTCCTCCGCCCGTGGTGGAAATCGATCCATTTGATCCTCCTTGTCTGGGGGATACTCTCAGACTTCGGTCCAATGACATCGGTAGTGATTACCTATGGGAAGGTCCCAACATCCTAGCCAATGAAACCACCCGAACGGTTTCGGTATTGGGCGTTCCCGGCGACGAATATGTGCTGACGTTCACGGACAGCCGTGGATGCTCCAACAAGGATTCGATCATCACTGATGCACTTCAACCACCGACCTCCAATCCTGGAGGGCCTTATGAAATGTGCTTGGGAGACACCATTCAGCTGTCGGGTTCAGGAGGGGTAGAATATCAATGGAATTCTGGCTCGCAGATCCTTTTTGCAGAGACGGATACTCCAACGGTCAGCCCTCAAGCCGATGCATGGTTTTCGCTCACAGTAATTGACAGCGCTGGGTGTAGAGATCGCGATTCTGTGATGGTTTCGGTGAATCCGCTTCCAGAGGTTGATGCGGGAGAAGACAAAACCATCTGTGTGGGGGAATCTACCCAATTGGGCGCAAGCGGAGCTGTGAACTATGTATGGAGTCCGGCCTTGGAGGTTGACAATCCTTTCATTCCAAATCCTACTGCCGATCCTCCTACAGATGCGGAATTCATCGTATTAGGGACCGATGCCAATGGCTGCCAGAATCAGGATACTATGCAGGTATCGGTCATTGAACCACCACTTGCCTCGGTAGAGGGTGCCAATAGTGGATGCCAAGGCGCTCGAATTTTGTTGACCGCGTCTGGGGGCGAAACCTATCAGTGGGGACACGGGCCGACAGATGCCGAAATTTACGTGATTGTCGACTCGGTTCCCAAAGTCTACACGGTAGTCGCAACGCTAGGAGAATGTGTTGGGATTCCCGCGACGATTGTAGTCAATCCAGATTCAGGGTTCCCGAATGCTGACTTCATGTTCACCCCGGAAGTGGGTTGGATGCCTCAGGAGGTTCAGTTTATCAACCAAAGTACGGGAGCTGCCACCTATTTTTGGGACTTCCAATTTGCTGTCAATGACAATGACCGATTCAGCGACGAAGAAAATCCAGCGGTCGTTTTCCCGTTTGCGGGCGAATATGAAATCACCTTGGTGGCCACTTCTATCTATGGATGTTCCGACACCATCACCAAAGATCTGCTCATCGAAAACATCACCCTGACAGTGCCATCCGCCTTCACGCCGAATGAAGATGAGTACAATCCATATTTTTATCCCGGACATTACGGGTTGGAGCGACTCGACATCACGATCTATGATCGATGGGGGGAGAAAATCTATGAATCGCTTGGCCCGCTAGATGCCAGATGGGACGGCACCTATCTTGGAAGTCCTGTGCAAGAGGGAGTTTACGTGTATGTGGTCGTGGGCACAGGATTTACAGGCCAGCAAATTGAGCGAATAGGAACCGTCACATTGATTCGATGA